Within Telopea speciosissima isolate NSW1024214 ecotype Mountain lineage chromosome 8, Tspe_v1, whole genome shotgun sequence, the genomic segment GCACGATGGGCATTGGACGCCCCTAGTACGGGGGGCGATAAGAATCCATCTCCAAGGCTCTCTGTACTGGTCACCCATTCTAgccccttctttgtgtatgtCTCCTCATTGAAGTAGCTCGTGAAGAACAGATCTGCTTCCAACCTCTTGTTTCCAGCTTTCTCCCTCACAATTAATAACATTATCGAATATCACTTTTAAAATTATTGTGCCTCTACAGGGCCCAGCCCAAACCTGGTTGGGAGTTTGGGACAATTGAACCTTTCACGGGCTGGGCCCtgggctttttattttttttttggtaattactGAGCCCTGGGCAGGAGGGGAAGTAACAGCCAAAACTGGCTGTACCGTTAGATACAGTGGACACCGCACATATACCTACACTATCAACAGTACAAAACAGAATAATTGATAGTCCCTACATCCTAGTCTAATCtaggatgtgtttggtatgcattcttggaatgcattctaagtcagATTATTCTTGATCAATAaatacaattatttttatcatcctaAAATgtaaaattgacctagaatgcatttaaAAAACGCATACAAAATGCTGCCTTTAGTCTAGTAGAATTCGTTTCGATGAGCACCTGGAAGCCATGACGATGAAAATGACGAATGCCGTTTCGCTGATGGCGAATCCCTTGATCTTCTTCTCCGCCATGAGACCCACCAATAGATCAAGCTACTCAACATCATCACCGTACACTTCACGCAATGTTTGAATAGCATCAACGTCATCCGTCAGATCTTCCCATTTGGAAATAGGAATTAAATCAATCCCCTGCGGAACTCGTTGTATCTTGCAACTTTCCTCTCCCTGTCCGTATAAACTACataaaattaagggtaaattacatatgcctcccctgtactttgccctaattacacgttcctccccttgatttttccaccttacattttgaccccttatggtgacggtgttagtttgtgtaagttaatgatttgaaaagacaatattacccttgttctaaaacaCCACAAGTTGAATTACAATGacacccttttcatcatcttcaaccttaaaacactcatttctttcctcctccaccgccgccaccaccaccaccacggccgCCTCCTTCTCCACCGCCGCCACTGTCGTGCgcgcctcctcctcctcggacTCTTATTCCCTAAAACTTTAAATTCACGCCGCAAAGACTGAACAGCAGATGGGTTCATCATCATAGCTTCCATTACCGCGTGAAGAGCACGCAGAAGGTGTTGATTTCAATCTTCCATGCTCGCTTGAACACGCTGGAGCATCTCTTGTTCTATCACGTAGGAATCAcagaataacaaattaaaactgcattttcaattctacctttctcatcatcttcaacctaaaacactCATATCTTTCCTACTCCAttgccagcaccaccaccacgcCACCACGCCAGCCGCCTCCATCACCGCCACCACTACATGCCGCCGCCTCCaccacaaacaaataagaagagattagaggagaaagaagggataCCGATTGGTAAAAGATCACCGAAGGTTCGCAGTAGGACTAAAACAATAGAAACCGAACCGGCCGCAACCTCCGTCCCGCGCACATAAGAAAAAACACCgtggaacccccccccccccccacccccacccccccccctcgcGCCCGTTTATATTTATGTCTTTCATCTAAATCATCTTCTCCATAATTgcagagaaaaataagaaagaagaagaaacagagaggcGAAGGAGCCCTTTGGTTTCTCCCGACCGAGGGCAATCAATTTCGGGAAggagagactagagagagagagagattgaaggagaagacggAATTCAATGCGTTGCAGAGATTCTCgtatttaaattttctttttgttttatttgtttatcagcttttgaatttttatcgtcAATAGATGAGATAAGATGAAAGATCTCGATTATTTTCTTCTCGCTTCTTATTTCGGCAGTGCTTTTATGTCTTTCCTTCTTGAATTCTAACAGGCATTTTATTGTTTGATTCCCTTCTCACCCAAAATAGCCCCGAAGATTCACTTCCACCaacataattggtagtttttttatcactcttttcaatggaatttttgtttcctttatgcTTTGTAATTCATAAATCCAGCTTTTTCAAGGTGTACGAAATCACACACAAAGAGAGCATACCTTGTAGCAGAGAACCGTATGGAATGAAGAGAAGTTGGTGAAATTGAGGCCTGAAGGTGGGAATGGGTTTCgatagcagaagaagaagaagtaactccattctctctctctctctctccgttaACAAGCCACAAATACAAGAATGGGGGCTGGCTGCCCTGAAACTTAAAACTAGAAACTGAATCCTATAATACAAGAATGGAGAAGGGCTTCTAATAattgtaaaagaaagaaaaagaaaccggTTTGGGAAGGAATCTGTTTTAGAACCGAAACAATCAATGACAAAGAATGGTCACTGTGAGCATAAATACTCGTGCATCGGTAGGGGTATCGTTGCGGCGTTCACAAGGTtcaaaggttgaagatgaagttgggagaggagaaagggcaaatttttccttcttattttggtttttatcaaagggtaaatgggtcatctcacaatgaCCGGGTTAGTTTGGGCATTATAAAAATCTAATTATGCCATGTCAGCACTTAGACGGATGCTAACGACGGGGAGGAATTAGTAACTTTTGAAAACTATAGGGGAATcgtatgtaaggtgggaaaatcaaGGGAACGAATGTGTAATTAGGACAAAGTACagggaggcatatgtaatttaccctaaaattaATAACAACCGCCACACATATCGTAAGTTCTTGAATCTTTCTGGAATCTtctttaccaaaacaaaaaaaaaaaaaagaatctttttGGAATCTTGAGTGAAGGGACTTTCTACTTAATTACCTTCAAGTGCTGGGAAATCAACGAGGTCAGGTCTATCAGTCCCATCTGGGTTTTGGGTAATGAGTTCCCTCATCCACATTGGATAGTTAAAAAGCTCCAAAGCACCACATGCTTGGTGTCCCATAGAAACCATTTGCATTTCAAATCCAATCTCCTGTTTTACAGAAACCGCAACAGTTTTATgataatcaaataaaattaGTGTCAGGGATAGAGAGAGTGTATTATACTTTTTAAGCAAAGGAGGTGATTTGTTGGGTCCCGGAGAAGCAGAAAGATTCCGGAGGTGAAGGTAGTCTGGTAGAAGAGAATGCATCCTATAAACACTGGTGAATTCCTCGGTCAGAGAATATGGAACTCCATGATTCTCTGGCTTCTTTAAACCCACAAGACCTCCCAAAATGGGTCCTCCTACGTGCCCAAATCTATCCTTGaatttcttccccaaaatccCATACCTACAATTGCATTAAGCAAAAATCAAATCTGTTCTCGTATCTCCAATTCTTtatatgagagaaagagagagagagactgagatgctGCCCAATTGCTGCGCATTGCTGCAAGCATTGTATCAGTCTTAAGGAGCTCAACAGTCCAATCGATAGTGTGGATCTTGGCGATGACGGCAGAAGTGACGAGTCTTGCATGGCGGTAGaggtcttcatcttcaaccGGAGGGTATTCCTTCTTGAGGTCGTCACACACAATATTGTGTTCCTTCACGAAAAGGGCCTGCAAGGTGGACACCCCCGCCCAGCTATTGCGCACGTCGCCGGATATGGCCACCCCACCTTGGTCATGCAGGAGAAGGCCATCCTCCTCCGATATCTTGAGCTTCCCAACTTTGTAGGTTCTCACTTTCCCCAGCCCTTTTGCATTGCTCCCACGTATAGAGCTTCCATCCCTTCACTTTTCCCAATAATTTTCAAGTCCAAGGCTCCAAgctaggagaaggagaagactaTAAAGAtccatttgtttagaggggaagaTAGGATGGGATTGTTGGTAAGATGGGATCCACATATTGGTGGGGTTTTCTTGAGGTGGAAATATTAAGGTAAAGTTATTTTTCCCATGAACAATAACCAAAGTCCCACTAATTTGTTTCTTCCAGCTTCCTGTCCAGCCCAGTCCTTACTATCCTAATAAGGGGGTGGACCTCACCCAAGCAGATTGTTTGGacaggggtaggatggtcattgcaccccctgttagaggaactggggaactagaTCGGACAAGGAATTAGATCGAGGAAATAAGGATTCGATTTTGGATAAGAAagaggtgggattttgaagtacGTGTCACATCCGTAGACAAAACATTTAATGATGTTCCTTAACCCAAGGATAACCAAACAAAGTTGGGATGGGATATTAAAATGTCACAGTATTTTCCCACCCCGCCTAaatcccctctaaacaaacggggcctatGGGTTATTTATTATATGTAATTTACCACCAATGTGTCCGGATGTTCAAAGTACCATTCTTGATCTCATAGAAACCGGTTGAGACCTCTTTGGTTTTGTAAATTCTAAATGTTTAATTTTGAGTGGGCACTGGTTGACTTCTTCCCTCGGCGCTGTGAGCTCTACCTGCATGCATGAGAGTTATTCCATTGATAAGAACAATCTATTAGATTACGTGCTAGCCATTTTGTCGATTAAACTGGTAGACCTTGTTGGTGTCCTCCAAGTGATCAGTCCAATCGTGTATCATGAACCGAATCCAAGAAACTGCAATAATGTTGAACTGCTTTCCCGTGTCAATGTACTTCCTCCGGGCTAGGAGTTTCGTGGCCACCACCATTGGATTTGGCCTCAGTAGCTACACATGCAAGACCCAACGAAACAAATAATTAACACATAGAGACATATTATGGACAAATAAGCTATGTAGAGGAAAGAGTGTTAGAAGTTTCAGAATTGATGGAACGTGTTAAATCAAGTCTTTTAACCTATTTCAAACTAAACTGATCCAATCTAATGTCCATACGTACACTAGATTGAGTCCCattataaattaattaatacctCATACTTCTGATCAACAGGAAGGATATTGCGGCCAAAGAAGGAACACTGGTCACCCGCACCTTCATTAATGGGTGTACCatgtgagagatagagagtttGACTTGGAATGAATCTCACCTTACCCACTTTGTTGGGTAGTGATGATATTTATAGACTTGAATTCAAAGTGTTGTTACATTCGTATCTGTTACAATGGGATAAACCCAATTAGTTACAACAGCTAGTTTTAGATAAGTGTTgactaattcaaataaaattgaatatttgaaatACCAACGGATCCTTATCCTTAACATCCCCCCTCAAGTGGAAGTTGGTCTCTGAACGATCTTCAACTTGTTACGAATCATTTCAAAGCGAGAACGTGATAAGGATTTGGTGAAAATATCCGCTAGCTGATCGCGAGTGGAGATGAATTTGACTCACAAGGACTCACCCGATGCAACTAAGATCCAATCCAAGGCCATCAACACGTTATCCTTTGCCATCTGCCCACTTAATAGAAAGGCCCATTGAGGTTGAACCTACTTGTTTCACAAAGGCTAACAAACATGATAAGTGGCGGACAGCTACGGAAATGGAGTTCAATGCACTGTTAAAAAATGGAACTTGGAGTTTAGTTCCACCACAGTCCCATCAGAATGTAATTGGCTCTAAGTGGGTGTTTcgaataaaaagaaaagcagATGGTACGATTGAGCGCTACAAGGCCTGATTAGTGGCCAAAGGCTACAACCAGCAGGAAGGTATCGATTACACAGAGACATTTAACCAGCTGATCTTTCCGAATCCAATTAGAGTAAGCAGGATTTGGAATTTCTTCAGTAGATTCAGCAGTAGTATGATGCATGGGTGGGCATTTAATTGTGCCATCGATGTAACCCATTAAGTCTTGGCATcgaagaagaggaaacaattGTGTTTTCCACAGAAGAAAATTATCACAGGTAAGTTTCAAGGTTAAGTGATGCTGAAACGCAGgtgttgaggaagaagaagacattgtTGAGGAAGAACAGTTGCTGCAGTAGATGAATGCTAAGATAGAGTCGTTGAAGAAGGCAGCAGATTACCAGGAATCGATAAGGTCGACTGATACCatgtgagagatagagagtttGAATTGGAATGAATCTCACCTTACCCACTTTGTTGGGTAGTGATGATATTTATAAACTTGAATTCAAAGTGTTGTTACATTCGTATATGTTACAATGGGATAAACCCAATTAGTTACAACAGCTAGTTTTAGATAAATGTTgactaattcaaataaaattgaatatttgaaatACCAACGGATCCTTATCCTTAACACTTCCCACATTAATCAGGTTGTATTCTTGGTGAAGGTGTCTCCGGATAGAAAGATATATCATCCCCAAGAACACTGGTAATCGATGCCATATCCCCAACTTATCAATGCTGTGCATTATCTGCATCAACATATAAATGTATTAGTTAAGATTATTTCTtatgaagagaagaagtaactatccatgtatatatatacgGCCTTAATTACTTACCAGGAAAAGCAGTTTATCTAAGAAAGTCATTCTAGAGAGAATTCCATGGAAGTCCCCATGGATGAAATGCTGGAATGGTATGGCCAGGAGAGCCTGCAGAGATGCCATTGCTGGAGAAAcgatcttcttttttttctttttcttccccttctctaaTATTATGGAGCTTATAATTGATAAAGGAGTTAAGACTGTTAAGTAGGCTGGGCAAATATATGGTTGATGAAGGATTTAAGCCACGTTTGAAGAAATGGAATTTCAATTATCGATACTTCCATAAAATTGGATGTGCATGTAAAGCACTGACATCATCTCTGAAGATTCGGAAGTATTATTATAAACGACCATGATCTGTATCCTCTCAAATGCTACACTGCCCAGTGCATCTACGTGGTGCATTGGGCGGTGTACCACACTGAGCGGTGAGAATCCATCACCGTTCACGTAGGTGCACTGGCAGTAAGGGTGTCAACTCGGTATCGAATCGGCATCATACCTCATAGAATACAATTAGATACAGTTAACAGTATAAAAAAATGATATTGTCCTCAATATGgtatggtatcgatatgaaggttgATACCGATGATACATATCAATACTGTATTGAATTACCAAATATTGATATCGTACCGTATTATCataatatatacttatatattaatttatatatataaatatatgtgtattaaatatatataagaatataacatattaaatataatattatatatatataaagaaccgTATAACAAATATCGTATACCGTATTGTATACATACCAAATAAAACTATATAGCGAATTGATATTGTATGCTACAGTATCGATATAGGAAAATGATATCGTATTCAGTACAATATGGTATCGATACGGGGTGTTTGATTTTGTTAACGTATCAGTACCATACCAGATACCATACCGATTGACACCTTTACAGGCAATGCATTGTACTTGAGaggattaaaattttaaaattcaacGAATATGGGCTTtcctcgtttttttttttaggtttatgCATTGTTTGTctatatctctttctttttttattgggtCTATTGTTATTCGAGAAGCAGATAATATCCTTGTAAAAGTACCATCCAAGGTCCTCCAGAGCCACTCACATAGAATTGTTTTCTCCAATGGAACTTTATTTGAGATCAGACTCCTCTCCTACAAGTACCCCATCCGAGGGTGTGCATCGGGATGAGGCCAAGCACACATCCCAATGTGTTGCAATCAACCTTGTCATTGGATGCCTCACTCAGCATTCCCCGGACACGGGGTGCTCCCATGAAAGGAACCAAATCCCTTTATCTGTTGCTACTTTAGACTGCAACGTACAGATAAAATTGGGAAaacaacaacccccccccccccccctccccaaaataCCAAAAGACTAAAGAAAGGCAATTAATCAACTATTAGGGGGATAGGGCTCCTCTGTTGCGTGGCAGGGCAACACACATCGGATGGCTCTGCTGCCCTGAGCATGCAGCCAACACAGGGGCGGTGTATAGGGCTGTGTGCCCAGGGCAGCAGGGCCGTCTGATATGTGCCAAACGCCCTGCTATACAACAGACAATCCTAGTCCCTATTATGGTGGCTGATTAACTTTGAACTCAGATATGGATGAGAAAAATTATATGGTGTTGGCTGAATTGCCCATCAAAGCCTATAGAAAATGTGATTCTAcgcaaatcttttttttttttttttttggtaagggatTCTAAGCAAATCTGACCGACTAAAGATGAGTAGCTTGTAacattatatttttatatagggagaagttttcatacacagccGTGTAAGCATGCATGGTCGTGTGCCCTCTtacaaagagttgaaaaagtcataaatccccacccattaattaatgccttgaaaatcccaccctctcacatactgtcacacagccgtgtatgaaaacttttctcttttatatattcTGAAAATCTTATACGATCGGATAAGATGTATGGCATGAAGTATTGGACAGTTAATAAACATTATATAGATAAAATTAATATAACTGAGATAAGGATATTGAGATGAATATATAGTAAAATTACGAAAGATAAAATATAACATAATCAAATTAAAGCTGATTTGGGAgcagctccaatacatgataagttgtaAGGAAGGAAACAAaacatttgaggtggcatgacgaTGTACAACGGAAGCATTTAAACGTTCTAATACaaaagagtgatttgattcaaattcgATAAATTTAGTTAGGATAAGAACGCTACTTGGGCGTGTGCGATATGACCACCACGCCCCAATGGAAAGGTGGAATTTCCAAGAATGTATCATCTttacgtacatgtgagaggtaaccacttGTAAAAAGGGTGACATTGGTTGAATTTAGCTGCTAAAGTTTAGCATGAAATAAACATACAACTCATTACAGAATATTAAGACATTGATTCTGTTTATTGAGAAACACAAGACATATAAGACACATATGAGAAATTTAGGGCTCACTGAGGAATGCGAAGATAGAGAGGGATAGGATTGTAACGGTTGGGAGGAGAATCCCAAACAGAGAAGGCACTGCTGGAGTTCATCCACTTCTCTAtcatctctgggtgatggcgGTGTAACACATCTCTAAGGCTCTCTGTAGTGTTCACCCATTCTAACCCCTTCTTTGTGTAAGTCTCCTCATTGAAGTAGCTCGTGAAGAACCGATCTGCTTCCAATCTCCTATTTCCAGTTTTGCCCCCACAATATATGTCAATTATTTAATCAAATCCATTATGTATTCATTCAAGTGAGGTGTACCATTCGATGCACTTTAAAAATACACTAACGATACCTcgcatttgaaaaaataaaaaatttagaatTAGATGTACCTGGAAGCCATGATGATGAAAATGACGAATGCCGTCTCGCTGATGGCAAATCCCTTGATCTTCTTCTCGGCCATGAGACCCACCAATAGATCAAGCTGCTCAACATCATCACCGTACACTTCACGCAATGTTTGAATGGCTTCAGCATCATCCGTCAGATCTTCCCATTTGGAGATTGGAATTAACATCACTCCCCTGCGGAACTCGTTGTACCTTGCAACTTTCCTCTCCCTGTCCCTATAAACTGCATCAAATTACAACCACACCACATATATCGTAAGTTCTTGAATCTTTCTGGATTCTTTAATGGAGGACTGAAGGGACTTTCTACTTACCTTCAAGTGCAGGGAGATCAACGTGATCAGGTCTATCAGTCCCATCTGGGTTTTGAGGAATGAGGTCTCTCAGCCACATTGGATAGTTAAAAAGCTCCAAAGCGCCGGATGCTTGGTGTCCCATGGAAACCATTTGTCTTGCAAACCCAATCTCAGATAGAGTTTTCTCTCCATTAATACCGATCAGATCGGTTATTGGAACcctattttttgataaaaatgaaaaacatcgtTACCGCTACTGTAATGTTTTTATGGTCTCATcaaatgaaatcaaatcaatgtCAGAGATAGAGTGATATATACTTTTTGAGCAAGGGTGGTGATTTGTTGGGTCCCGGAGAAGCAGAAAGATTCCGGAGGAGAAGATAGTCCGGTAAAAGAGAATGCATTCTATAAACGCTGACGAACTCCTCAGTCAGAGAATATGGAACTCCATGATTGTCAGGCTTCTTTAAACCCACCAGTCCTCCCAAGATTGGTCCTCCTATATGCCCAAATGTGTCCTTGaatttcttccccaaaatccCATACCTGCAATTGTATTAGACAAATATATGTCAGACACAGAGcctaagaaagaaaagggaagtgTCATGTGGCTAATGGGACTCGATCTATTGAATAGGTATTAGATTAGGTTATCTAGCCAGCACTAGAGCTTTTAgtgtatcgatcaagtacctaacagaaaaaagagaatgagaCTCAGTGGCTCACCAATTGGTACGCATAGATCCAAGCAATGTATCGGTCTTAAGAAGCTCAACGGTCCAATCGATAGTGTGAATCTTAGCAATGACGGCAGAAGTGACGAGTCTTGCATGGCGGTAGAGTTCTTCGTCTTCAAGGTGAGGGTATTCCTTCTTGAGGGTGTCACACACAGCATTGTGCTCCTTCACGAAAAGGGCCTGAAAGGTGGACACCCCTGCCCAACTGTTGCGCACATCGCCCGATATGGAGTTCCCATCTTTGTCATGCAGGAGAAGGCCATCCTCCGCCGATATCTTCAGCTTCCCATCTTTGTATGTTCTCACTTTCCCCAGCTCTTTTGCATTGTTACCATATATAGAGCTTCCATCCCTTCACATTTCCCATTATTATTAATAGATCATCACAATTCTACTGGCATTAATACCTAATTTGACTATGTATGTATGTAGTTCGGGGTGGAGAGGTCGACACCTGATAGGTGTAACATTTAATGGTCCAAACTCattgacccagttttttttttgtctctagCTTGACACCGTTGGATATTGTACCTATCAGGTGTCGACCTCCCACCCTGAACTGCACCACactgcacttttagggaattgcagagggtttttttttccgtATGTGTGTAATATATATAACTTACCACCAAGGTGTTCGGCTGTTCAAAGTACCATTCTTGATCTCATAGAAACCAGTTGGGACCTCCTTGGTCTTGTAGAATCTGAATGCTTTTAGTGGGCACTGACCCTCTACTTCTCTTGGTGCTATGAGCTCTTCCTGCTTGGTGTCCTCCAAGTGATCAATCCAATCGTGTATCATGAACTGAATCCAAGAAGCTGCGATCATGTTGAATTGCTTTCCTGTGTCTATGAATTTTCTCCGGGCTAGAAGTTTTGTGGCCACCACCATTGGATCTGGCTTCAGTAGCTATACATTGCCAACGGAACAAAAATCGTTAATAGATCAATAAAATCTGCTCCTTTTCAAATATAAGATTATAGATAAATATTTTGACAAGTTAAACTGTataatctattttattttagggtaagagatctctacttggtcgcatggtctctacacaagcgtctgggccaatggagAAGCATGCctaggtatctacccaaggatagaataaatataaaaaaaaaatcaataaaacttTCCAATTGTAGAAAGATCCACGACTTTTGAAATTAAAGTTTAATAATGTTGTATTTCACAGAATTGTAAAAATCTTTGTTACGTCTTCCTGATTCCAATTTCTATGATTCATGTGCAAACTCGACCGATTCTTATTTTATTGGTTGTTTTGCCCCCTGGTCTGCTTGGTTCCTTTCTGTTGTAGTTGTATTATTTTAGTAGGGTTTATGCCTTTAGATAACCTATTTGACTCTTGAgctgttttaaaatttttttttatataatttttcatttaccaaaaaagataTGCAAACCTAACATAATTTATCGTAAAGGTTGAATAGATGATCATCCAACAATGTTCGAAATATTAGTTTATGTTCATCATCTTATATTTTtatggatcgagtttccctctacCCACGATGAATGGGATCCATTCATTGAGGGGCAAGAGAGGACAAAAATATGTATCAggaaggtattttggaacatactaaaaccctaggaggggtttgtgaagtCTAGGATGGTCAttggtgaaccatcctctattgGTGGAGTAAAACTTAgtcttatttttattgattaAGGTTGGAATAGAGTCTAGGGGTGGCAGGAAAATTATCTCTACCAATTCCCTGCCTTGCcaagttccccagttcctctaatagaaggtggtggatcccacccaaGCAGAATGTTCGGGCAAGGGTAGTGGTCATTCCAAcccccccttgttagagaaaCTGGGGAATTGGGCCATGCAAGGAACTAGAAGAGATAAAGATCTAGGAGTGGCATGGGGTTAGAATCGAAACAGCCTAAACAAGGCATAGTCAATCATAACCTAGTTTTTgactgggttagcccatggtttgaggtatcgagATCAAATCGCTCATTAGTATCATTAGCCACCAATCCCGATATTGCACATGCCAATATTTTACTGGTGAAACGATACGGATCAGGGGTAAAACCATGGTTCTAATTATCGGTATCGTACCGATTTTACTAGTCACCGATATTGATACCGTATCAATAGAACGGTacggacaagggataaaatggttagaaaactcattttttaaggaaattcaaTGGTATATTTGtccgatacagccgatccaggccaatatcgtatcgattttgcgTGTTATCGATACCcgttccaataccgtgcactaaaaccatggtaaaacaatcaaaacccaaatttttaGGTGAAACCcttttaagaaagagagagtaaagTGCATATATGACTGCATATATAAAAGCAAGCTTTGTAActataggaaaagaaaagatgagatgAGGAAAAGACGATcgataagaaagaagaaatgaagaagggaTGGCCCCAAATCATTAATATATACCTCATGCTTCTGATCAACAGGAAGAATATTGCGGCCAAAGAAGGTTCCCTC encodes:
- the LOC122638333 gene encoding alpha-dioxygenase 1-like isoform X1; translated protein: MSPVKASLQAFLTAPFYHFIHGDFHWVVSRMTLLDKLLFLIMHSIDKLGIWHRLPVLLGMIYLAIRRHLHDQYNLLNVVGTTPNGVRFNPADYPYRTDDGTLNDPFNPGAGGEGTFFGRNILPVDQKHELLKPDPMVVATKLLARRKFIDTGKQFNMIAASWIQFMIHDWIDHLEDTKQEELIAPREVEGQCPLKAFRFYKTKEVPTGFYEIKNGTLNSRTPWWDGSSIYGNNAKELGKVRTYKDGKLKISAEDGLLLHDKDGNSISGDVRNSWAGVSTFQALFVKEHNAVCDTLKKEYPHLEDEELYRHARLVTSAVIAKIHTIDWTVELLKTDTLLGSMRTNWYGILGKKFKDTFGHIGGPILGGLVGLKKPDNHGVPYSLTEEFVSVYRMHSLLPDYLLLRNLSASPGPNKSPPLLKKVPITDLIGINGEKTLSEIGFARQMVSMGHQASGALELFNYPMWLRDLIPQNPDGTDRPDHVDLPALEVYRDRERKVARYNEFRRGVMLIPISKWEDLTDDAEAIQTLREVYGDDVEQLDLLVGLMAEKKIKGFAISETAFVIFIIMASRRLEADRFFTSYFNEETYTKKGLEWVNTTESLRDVLHRHHPEMIEKWMNSSSAFSVWDSPPNRYNPIPLYLRIPQ
- the LOC122638333 gene encoding alpha-dioxygenase 1-like isoform X2, coding for MSPVKASLQAFLTAPFYHFIHGDFHWVVSRMTLLDKLLFLIMHSIDKLGIWHRLPVLLGMIYLAIRRHLHDQYNLLNVVGTTPNGVRFNPADYPYRTDDGTLNDPFNPGAGGEGTFFGRNILPVDQKHELLKPDPMVVATKLLARRKFIDTGKQFNMIAASWIQFMIHDWIDHLEDTKQEELIAPREVEGQCPLKAFRFYKTKEVPTGFYEIKNGTLNSRTPWWDGSSIYGNNAKELGKVRTYKDGKLKISAEDGLLLHDKDGNSISGDVRNSWAGVSTFQALFVKEHNAVCDTLKKEYPHLEDEELYRHARLVTSAVIAKIHTIDWTVELLKTDTLLGSMRTNWYGILGKKFKDTFGHIGGPILGGLVGLKKPDNHGVPYSLTEEFVSVYRMHSLLPDYLLLRNLSASPGPNKSPPLLKKVPITDLIGINGEKTLSEIGFARQMVSMGHQASGALELFNYPMWLRDLIPQNPDGTDRPDHVDLPALEVYRDRERKVARYNEFRRGVMLIPISKWEDLTDDAEAIQTLREVYGDDVEQLDLLVGLMAEKKIKGFAISETAFVIFIIMANRRLEADRFFTSYFNEETYTKKGLEWVNTTESLRDVLHRHHPEMIEKWMNSSSAFSVWDSPPNRYNPIPLYLRIPQ
- the LOC122638333 gene encoding alpha-dioxygenase 1-like isoform X3; protein product: MSPVKASLQAFLTAPFYHFIHGDFHWVVSRMTLLDKLLFLIMHSIDKLGIWHRLPVLLGMIYLAIRRHLHDQYNLLNVVGTTPNGVRFNPADYPYRTDDGTLNDPFNPGAGGEGTFFGRNILPVDQKHELLKPDPMVVATKLLARRKFIDTGKQFNMIAASWIQFMIHDWIDHLEDTKQEELIAPREVEGQCPLKAFRFYKTKEVPTGFYEIKNGTLNSRTPWWDGSSIYGNNAKELGKVRTYKDGKLKISAEDGLLLHDKDGNSISGDVRNSWAGVSTFQALFVKEHNAVCDTLKKEYPHLEDEELYRHARLVTSAVIAKIHTIDWTVELLKTDTLLGSMRTNWYGILGKKFKDTFGHIGGPILGGLVGLKKPDNHGVPYSLTEEFVSVYRMHSLLPDYLLLRNLSASPGPNKSPPLLKKVPITDLIGINGEKTLSEIGFARQMVSMGHQASGALELFNYPMWLRDLIPQNPDGTDRPDHVDLPALEVYRDRERKVARYNEFRRGVMLIPISKWEDLTDDAEAIQTLREVYGDDVEQLDLLVGLMAEKKIKGFAISETAFVIFIIMASRRLEADRFFTSYFNEETYTKKGLEWVNTTESLRDVLHRHYPEMTDKWMNSTSALSVWDSPPNSPNLVPLYLRIP